The following DNA comes from Populus trichocarpa isolate Nisqually-1 chromosome 19, P.trichocarpa_v4.1, whole genome shotgun sequence.
ATTTCTTAATATATGATTGCTCTTAATGTTTACAGGTGATACTGGTAGGTCATAGTGCCGGAGGGCTAAGTGTAACACAGGCAACTCACAAGTTTGCAAAGAAGATCCGGTTAGCCGTGTACTTGGCTGCCACCATGCTCAAGCTGGGATTCTGGAcagatgaagatataaaagaTGTAAAATTATTTCATCCATCCAtctctcacttttcttttcGAGTTTCTTTCATATACCTCTGAAGAATTCATAAATGTTGGTGTGTGTGATATGATAATGGCATAAGGTTATTGTCCGTCAGTCCCACAGCCCACATATATGCTATCCAACTGTATTCACAAAGTATCGGGGTGTTATCCACTTGATTTCACCGTGACAAATCTAAATATTATCCATAATTGCCGGCTCTtccaaatgaaaacaaattagcaCTAGCTGTCCTATTATACTCCAATTGAGAGAGTagaaaatctataaaaatattttgataattaaggTGGATAGAGTCGTCAATGTTGCACCCCTCGTCATGCTGCATCAGCACACCCACCTAACGTTACAAGCTACCTATATAGCGTGAATTACTTAACATAAGTTCGATGATGCAATGGCAAACTAGCCTCTCTAACAGGAAGTCACAAGTCACAAGTGGTGGGAGTTTTCCCTAGTCATTTAGCTTAGTTTGCATATATATGGAAAGCAAGCACATGGATCGAAAATCAAAGGACATATCACGTTTGTGCTtttaaaaatctcttaaaagTATCATTTGTGGCCATGCTAAAAGATGTCCATTCTGAAAAGCgcttctctcctttttctttttctttatctcatTTTCCTTCCCGGGGAGGCAAGGAGCATGGGGGGGTTTAGCCGACAAAGACGCTGTGAAACTACTTTGCCTTTTTCCGTCATCATACAATGAGAACTGTCTTCAATGCCTTGGAGATTTTTGGAGCTGGAGAAGACACTTGAACAAccagattgttttaatataatggCAACTTTGACACTCGTTCAGTCTACCTCCTAGCTACGAGGAAaatgattgattaatttatgaGCTGATTATCTTATATGCCTTCAAAGTCATGGCCATGTTCCTTGATGTCAAATTGCAGGGAGTACCTGATCTATCCTCGTTTGGGGACGTGTATGAGCTAGGATTTGGATTGGGACCAGACCAACCTCCAACCAGTGCCATTGTCAAGAAAGAATTTCAACGCAAAATCATTTACCAACTGAGCCCTCAAGAGGTACTGGTATTTCAGTACCAAACTTGATTATGTTTGGAGcaatcattcaatatttcctGCTTCGATACATTTTCTCCCTATTTTTTTACCAGCAATATAGTTTTTCTGTCAAGTTTTGAAGGCACCATATAAAAGGAAGCTCCCTTATCTTTCATAGTTAACCATGATGACAAGTGGGTTTCTTCAGGATTCAACCTTGGCTGCCATGCTTTCGCGACCAGGACCAATCCTAGCATTAAGGTCTGCAAGATTTAAGGAGGAAAACGATGATATCGACAAGGTGATGCGAGTATACATTAAGACCACGCACGATCATGTTGTCAAACCTCACCAACAAGAAGCAATGATAAAAAGGTGGCCACCATCTGAGGTTTATGCACTGGATAGCGACCACAGCCCGCTCTTCTCCACCCCATTTCTGCTCTTCGGTTTGCTTATCAAGGCAGCAGCTTCTGTTGGATGTCACTAATAAGAGAGTGTGAATATCCTCGTGGATTGAATACACCTatattcttcttctattttcttgatTGTATCCAATAATTTCCAAGACTCTCAGCTTAGCTAGCAAtcatacatggaaaaaaaaaaaaacatgaacatgaTATGAGAGTATATGTTTTCCATTTAGTGGGAAGATTGTGATCCTATTCTAGTGTGCTAGCTCCCCAAAAATTTGCAAATATACATTTCAAAGCTGCATTTCTTTTATAAACTTTGAAAGACTTGCACACTCCTTGATCTCCAATTGTTTAGGCTGAATGAACTTATGCATTTTCTTGTGTTGAGCTCCTATCATCTGCTGCATGAAAGGAACCAGGTGGGGTTGCTGGTGTCT
Coding sequences within:
- the LOC7494638 gene encoding methylesterase 17, yielding MGEEVTKMGENGPLSAKLQQPTHFVLVHGISGGSWCWYKIRCLMENSGYRVSCIDLKGAGIDPADADSVHSFDDYNKPIMDFMSSLPDNEKVILVGHSAGGLSVTQATHKFAKKIRLAVYLAATMLKLGFWTDEDIKDGVPDLSSFGDVYELGFGLGPDQPPTSAIVKKEFQRKIIYQLSPQEDSTLAAMLSRPGPILALRSARFKEENDDIDKVMRVYIKTTHDHVVKPHQQEAMIKRWPPSEVYALDSDHSPLFSTPFLLFGLLIKAAASVGCH